The Polaribacter sp. MED152 region AAGTTTTTGGCACGGAACCTGATTTGGATGCAAGAACAATTGCGAAAAATAAAGGGATTAATTTACAAGAAAATTTAGCAAAATTTGGCTCTCAAAAATTTGATGTAATTACTCTTTGGCATGTTTTAGAACATGTAGAAAATTTACAAGAGTATATTAAATCTTTAAAAGAATTATTAAAAGTTGATGGCAAAATAATCGTTGCTGTACCCAATTATAAAAGTTTTGATGCTACATCTTACAACCAATTTTGGGCAGCTTTTGATGTACCTAGACATTTATGGCATTTTTCTCAAAAATCCATTTCTAAATTATTTAATAAAGAAAAGATGGTTGTAGAAAAAATACTACCTATGAAATTTGATTCTTTTTATGTTTCATTATTAAGTGAAAAATACAAACATGGAAAAATGAAACCTTTTTCAGCTTTTAGAAAAGGTTTGCAATCAAATTTAAAAGCTAAAAGGACTGGAGAGTATTCTTCTTTGATTTATATCATCAAAGAAGCTAAATAATCAATTTTAGAATGTTTTAATTCCTTTTTATTAATGTACTAATGAAAATGTATTAGATAATTTTAAAAAGCTCTTAAAACGGATGTTTTAAAAGCTTTTTAAATAGGAATTATTTATAGTTAAATTGTAATATTATAAGTTTTAGTAATTTAATAGGTATACACCTAAAAGTGTAACTAAAAAATAGACTGCTAGGCTCATTGCTCCTGCATAATCTTTTGCCAAACGTTGGCCTATTAGTAAAAATATTAAAGCTATTGCACAAAGCTCTGTGCCTAAAAGTGCAATTTCTTTTGCTCCAGAAGTATACAATTGATATACACCAAATACCATCAGCAAACCTGCAATTATTTCTAGTACTAAAATAATTGCTAGTAATAATGGAACACTGTTTTTTAAAGGAGAGTTTTTAAAATGCTCTTTTATAAAGGATACATTTCCATTCCAATCTACTAATTTGTCTATACCAGATTGTAAAAAGGTTACTATTAAAAAAAGTAGTACTAAAACTTCTGTGGGGTAGTTTGATAAAAAATTCATGTAGTTAAGTTTTATAATTATTTAAAAGCGGCATCTATAGGTTCCCAAAGTTCAATTTTATTGCCTTCGTTGTCTAAAATCCAACCAAATTTTCCATATTCAAATTCTTGCATTTCACCTACTATGGTAACTCCTTCTTTTTCTAACTCCGCTAAAAGTTCAACTAAATTTTCAACTCTATAGTTAAACATAAAATCCTTTTTAGAAGGTTCAAAATAACTAGTGTCTTTTGTAAAAGGACTCCATTGTGTAGAGCAATCATTGCCTTCTTTATTTTGCCACCAAAAGGTAGAACCATAATCATCAGTGTTAAAACCTAAATGTTTTTTATACCATTCTTTAGCTGCTTTTGGATCATCACTTTTAAAGAATAAACCACCAATTCCTGTAACTCTATTTTTCATAATTACTTTTTCTTTATATTATTTTCGTAAATCGAAATCCATTCTTCTACACTCATTTTAGTACAAAGTTCTGCAATTAATTCATAGGGTATTTCTTCAATTTTTTTGAATCGTATACAACTTTTACCCATATCTAACTTACGTTTGCAATGTTTAGGATATGCTTCTACAAACCAATCTAATAGTTCTTTTTTAGCATAAATACCTGAATGATAAAGGTTTATAGAGTTTTTCTGTGAGGCTATGTTTATGAAAGGTAAAGGTGTATTGGGTTGACAGTGATAACCTTCTGGATAGGTGTTTAATGAAACATAATAACCAATCATTTTATATAACATTCCTTCTTCAAAACCTTTTGGTAGATTTTCTGAAATTGTTTTTTGTAATTGTTTAAACGCTGGCTGTCTTTCTTCTGGAATTTGTGCTACGTATTCTTCAGGTGAGTCTGCTTCGTAAGTCATACTACTTATTGGTTGATTGTTGAATGCCTTAAGTTAATAAAAATTATCTTTTATTTTGTCTACGATTGTTTGTGCCAATTTTTCTTTGCTTTCAATAGTCCAACCTGCAACATGTGGAGATAAGATTACATTGTTTGCTTGTATTAAATACTGAAACGCTTTGGGCATATTATTATCTAAAAACAAATTTTCAAAAGATGATTTTTCATACTCTAAAACATCTAAACCTGCACCTAATATTTTACCAGATTTTAAAGCAGATACTAAATCTTTTGTTACTACAGATGTTCCACGTGCAGTATTTATCAGCCAGAAATTTTTCTTAAAATTATTGATAAATTCATGATTTATCATGTTTTTGGTAAGTTCAGTTTGAGGGGTGTGCAAACTTAACACATCACTTCTTTCTTGCAATTCTTGCAACGTTACTTGAGTGCAATTTTTATCACCTACATTTGGTTTTAAATCGTAACAAAGTACATCAACATCAAAACCTCTTAATTTTTTAGCAAAGGACTTCCCCATATTTCCATAGCCAATTAAGCCTACAGTTTTACCATCTAATTCTAATCCTCTATTTTCTTCACGTAACCATTTTCCTTGTCTAACCTCTAAATCTGCCTTTATCATTTTATTGAATAAGGCAAGCAACAACCCTAAAGAATGTTCACCAACAGCATTTCTGTTACCTTCAGGGGCAGCAATTAGCTTTATATTTTTGGAATTGGCATAATCGCAATCTATATTTTCTAAACCAGCTCCTACTCTACCAATAAATTTTAGGTTTTTAGCTTTATCTAAAAATGGCTTATCAATTTTAAATCGACTGCGAATAATAAAGCCATCATATTTATGAATTTTAGCTTCTACTTCGCTTTTTGTGGAGGTATAATCTTCATCATTTGTAAAACCTAAATCATTTAATTGTTGAATAAGTAATGGATGGTTACTGTCTAAATGCAGTATTTTCATAACGTTACTTTTTGTTGATTAACCTATGCTCTAGTTCTTTTATTCGTTCATTTTTAGTTTTCAATTCCAATTTATAATAGTATAAACTGGAGATTAAATAAACTACAACAGAAGCTTGCCTTAGGCTACTATTTTCAGAAAACTGAACATCAAAAAATGTATCTAGAAGATAGAGAATTGCAAAAGCTATTAAAGAAATGTAAGAAGTACTCTTTAAAATAAGTTTAATATTGTTCCTCTTCATTTGGAAAATCTTTACTTTTTACATCAGCAATATATTGTTGAAATGCTCCTGTCATTTCTTTATATAAATCTAAATATCTACGTAAAAACCTTGGGTTGAATTCATGTGTCATACCAACCATATCATGAGTCACCAAAACTTGACCATCTACTCCATTTCCTGCTCCAATTCCGATTACCGGAATTGAAATTGCTTCAGCTACTTTTTGTGCTAATTTTGCTGGTACTTTTTCTAAAACCAAAGCAAAACAGCCAATTCTTTCAAGCATTAGTGCATCTTCCATTAATTTTTCTGCTTCCTCCTCTTCTTTTGCTCTTACAGTATAAGTACCAAATTTATATATTGATTGTGGTGTTAAACCTAAATGACCCATAACAGGAATACCTGCGTTCAAAATTCGTTTTATAGATTCTTTAATCTCTTTTCCACCTTCTAATTTTATAGAATGTCCTCCACTCTCTTTCATAATTCTAATTGCTGAACGTAAAGCTTCTTTTGGGTCTGATTGATAACTACCAAAAGGTAAATCTACAACCACTAAAGATCTTTCTATGGCTCTAACTACAGAGCTTGCATGATAAATCATTTGATCTAAAGTAATAGGCAACGTAGTTTCATGACCAGCCATTACATTTGAGGCAGAATCACCAACCAATAATACATCTACACCTGCATTATCTAATATTTTAGCCATGGTATAATCATATGCAGTTAACATAGAGATTTTCTCTCCATTGGCTTTCATTTCAACTAAAGATTTTACAGTAACTCTCTTGTACTGTTTTTTTGCTACAGACATAATGCGTTTTTTTGACGATGGTAAAAGTAAGAAATAATCACAGATTTTTAGTG contains the following coding sequences:
- a CDS encoding 2-hydroxyacid dehydrogenase encodes the protein MKILHLDSNHPLLIQQLNDLGFTNDEDYTSTKSEVEAKIHKYDGFIIRSRFKIDKPFLDKAKNLKFIGRVGAGLENIDCDYANSKNIKLIAAPEGNRNAVGEHSLGLLLALFNKMIKADLEVRQGKWLREENRGLELDGKTVGLIGYGNMGKSFAKKLRGFDVDVLCYDLKPNVGDKNCTQVTLQELQERSDVLSLHTPQTELTKNMINHEFINNFKKNFWLINTARGTSVVTKDLVSALKSGKILGAGLDVLEYEKSSFENLFLDNNMPKAFQYLIQANNVILSPHVAGWTIESKEKLAQTIVDKIKDNFY
- a CDS encoding DoxX family membrane protein yields the protein MNFLSNYPTEVLVLLFLIVTFLQSGIDKLVDWNGNVSFIKEHFKNSPLKNSVPLLLAIILVLEIIAGLLMVFGVYQLYTSGAKEIALLGTELCAIALIFLLIGQRLAKDYAGAMSLAVYFLVTLLGVYLLNY
- the panB gene encoding 3-methyl-2-oxobutanoate hydroxymethyltransferase; translation: MSVAKKQYKRVTVKSLVEMKANGEKISMLTAYDYTMAKILDNAGVDVLLVGDSASNVMAGHETTLPITLDQMIYHASSVVRAIERSLVVVDLPFGSYQSDPKEALRSAIRIMKESGGHSIKLEGGKEIKESIKRILNAGIPVMGHLGLTPQSIYKFGTYTVRAKEEEEAEKLMEDALMLERIGCFALVLEKVPAKLAQKVAEAISIPVIGIGAGNGVDGQVLVTHDMVGMTHEFNPRFLRRYLDLYKEMTGAFQQYIADVKSKDFPNEEEQY
- a CDS encoding DUF1801 domain-containing protein; this translates as MTYEADSPEEYVAQIPEERQPAFKQLQKTISENLPKGFEEGMLYKMIGYYVSLNTYPEGYHCQPNTPLPFINIASQKNSINLYHSGIYAKKELLDWFVEAYPKHCKRKLDMGKSCIRFKKIEEIPYELIAELCTKMSVEEWISIYENNIKKK
- a CDS encoding class I SAM-dependent methyltransferase — its product is MSDKIDFYKDLQPFLTCKDYTVSAELYQVKLNKEFDMLVTTPVPKNLGEYYKSEDYISHTDAKDSLFDKVYQSVKNITLKKKLKLINSFNCASKTILDVGAGTGDFLKVCQNNSWEVFGTEPDLDARTIAKNKGINLQENLAKFGSQKFDVITLWHVLEHVENLQEYIKSLKELLKVDGKIIVAVPNYKSFDATSYNQFWAAFDVPRHLWHFSQKSISKLFNKEKMVVEKILPMKFDSFYVSLLSEKYKHGKMKPFSAFRKGLQSNLKAKRTGEYSSLIYIIKEAK
- a CDS encoding VOC family protein, which gives rise to MKNRVTGIGGLFFKSDDPKAAKEWYKKHLGFNTDDYGSTFWWQNKEGNDCSTQWSPFTKDTSYFEPSKKDFMFNYRVENLVELLAELEKEGVTIVGEMQEFEYGKFGWILDNEGNKIELWEPIDAAFK